Proteins from one Mercurialis annua linkage group LG7, ddMerAnnu1.2, whole genome shotgun sequence genomic window:
- the LOC126657216 gene encoding uncharacterized protein LOC126657216 has translation MAKNSAVDMLIKNIYFQMFAAVLRKTIILFWAIWEARNALVFSDLDSNPIEVLQTATRFQNDFSRLTPRRLTVNAPSRDSEAAANATWSPPPVSEIKINFDGAYRKDDKMGVGACVARDHDGRPIHSCAKSFDNVSSPALIEALALREAILLARRLRIRNPFFEGDAKSIIDFMSGKGNVGSDCEVILIDCKVLCEQSNFTHFTFIYRHCNWVAHDVAKKALRDPLFCNNSLAQVV, from the exons ATGGCCAAGAATTCGGCAGTAGACATGTTAATCAAGAACA TTTACTTTCAGATGTTTGCAGCAGTTCTCAGAAAAACGATTATTCTGTTCTGGGCTATTTGGGAAGCTCGCAATGCTTTGGTCTTTTCGGACTTGGATAGCAATCCTATAGAGGTTCTACAAACGGCTACTCGCTTCCAAAATGATTTTTCCAGGCTCACTCCTAGACGCCTGACTGTCAACGCACCAAGTAGGGATTCTGAGGCAGCAGCAAATGCAACATGGTCTCCTCCTCCGGTTAGTGAGATCAAAATTAACTTTGATGGTGCTTATCGAAAGGATGACAAAATGGGAGTTGGTGCGTGTGTTGCCCGAGACCATGACGGCAGACCAATTCATTCTTGTGCAAAAAGTTTTGATAATGTGTCCTCTCCGGCTTTGATTGAAGCATTGGCGTTAAGAGAAGCGATTTTGCTAGCTCGAAGACTTCGGATTCGGAATCCTTTTTTCGAAGGAGATGCTAAATCCATTATTGATTTCATGTCCGGGAAAGGCAATGTAGGCAGCGATTGTGAAGTGATTTTGATCGACTGTAAAGTTCTTTGCGAGCAGTCTAATTTCACtcattttacatttatttataGACATTGTAATTGGGTGGCTCATGATGTAGCCAAGAAAGCCCTTAGAGATCcgttgttttgtaacaattccCTAGCACAAGTGGTGTAG
- the LOC126657535 gene encoding uncharacterized protein LOC126657535, giving the protein MSAAAILSPSSFSRVFNIKSLLKPSSSPAYRLLRTHSANLSTSRFQVRSMADSASSPFKKVQIQRDNTTFDAYVVGKDDAPGIVVVQEWWGVDFEIKNHALKISQLEPGFKALIPDLYRGKVGLDAAEAQHLMDGLDWPGAVKDIGASVNWLKANGSKKVGVTGYCMGGALAIASSVLVPEVDAVVAFYGVPPSQLADASQAKAPVQAHFGELDSFVGFADVTAAKSLEEKLKASGVPSEVHLYPGNGHAFMNRSVDGVKRRKSMGMPDEDEAAVDLAWSRFRSWMIRHLSA; this is encoded by the exons ATGTCAGCGGCAGCTATACTGTCACCATCTTCCTTCTCCAGAGTTTTCAATATAAAATCTCTCCTAAAACCATCGTCGTCCCCAGCATATCGTTTACTGCGCACACACTCAGCTAATCTCTCCACTTCCCGTTTCCAAGTTCGTTCAATGGCTGACTCAGCTTCTTCTCCATTCAAGAAAGTCCAAATCCAAAGAGACAACACT ACATTTGATGCGTACGTGGTCGGCAAAGATGATGCACCTGGCATTGTTGTTGTTCAAGAATGGTGGGGTGTGGATTTTGAGATCAAGAACCATGCTCTTAAAATCTCCCAGCTTGAACCTGGATTTAAAGCTCTCATCCCAGA TTTGTATCGAGGAAAGGTAGGCTTGGATGCTGCTGAAGCTCAACACTTGATGGATGGTCTTGATTGGCCAGGTGCTGTTAAGGATATTGGTGCTTCTGTTAATTGGCTCAAAGCTAATGGTTCAAAGAAG GTAGGAGTTACTGGATATTGCATGGGAGGGGCTCTTGCTATTGCAAGTTCTGTTTTGGTCCCTGAAGTTGATGCTGTTGTCGCATTTTATGGTGTTCCTCCATCACAGCTAGCAGATGCTTCCCAAGCTAAGGCGCCTGTCCAGGCTCATTTCGGAGAGCTTGATAGTTTTGTTGGTTTTGCTGATGTTACG gCTGCCAAGTCATTGGAGGAAAAGCTGAAAGCGTCAGGAGTTCCTTCGGAGGTGCATCTTTATCCCGGAAATGGACATGCATTCATGAACAGGTCAGTTGACGGTGTGAAAAGGAGGAAAAGCATGGGAATGCCTGACGAGGATGAAGCTGCCGTTGACCTGGCATGGTCACGCTTCAGATCATGGATGATTCGTCACTTATCTGCATAA